In Oscillospiraceae bacterium, the genomic window TGGCCATGCCCTGCCGGGCCTGCATGTACAGTGCCTTTGCATCCGGGATGGTGGGCAGCAGGTCCCCGGCAGCATCGCGGTAGTCGATGCCGTCCACAGTCAGGCCGTCCGGAACAAGGCCGGTCACCTCCGTGAACAGCCCCGAGGAGGGCACCGACAGGTTCTGCAGGGCGATGCCGGCCAGCGCCTGCCGCAGGGATGCAACCGCGAACACCGAGCCTTCCGATGCGTTGAACAGCAGGGCCCAGGTGGTGTCGGAGTATTCCACGCTCTGCAGGGAAGTGGCTTCGGCGGTGTCATCCAGGGCGGCCGAGCACTTTTCGTCTGCAATGAGCTGGGCGGCACTCTTGTCGGTGTTGCTGGTGTTCTGCACAAGGCGCAGGTTGTTCACCAGCGGGGACGCGGCACTGCGGCGCAGGAACAGGCCGCTGGCCGTCCAGTTGTAGATGTAAAAGCTGCCGCTGGACAGAGTGGATGCACTGCTCAGACCGTAGGTGCCGCGGGTGCTCTCAAAAAAGGCTTCGTCACAGGGCATGGCACCCGGCAGGGTGAGTTTGGAAAGGAAGGTGTCGTCCCGCTCGCTCAGGCGGAACACCAGCGTCAGTTCTCCGGTGGCCGACACGCCCAGCGTGCCGGGGTCGGCAGTGCCGTCCAGCACGGCGGCACTGTTCTGGATGGCAGAAAACTCCACCGCATAGGGCGAGGCTGTCTGGGGGTCGAACACCCGGCGAAATGCATACACGAAATCTTCAGCGGTGATGGCGTAGTCCGTGGCAGCACCTTTTGTGCCGGTGTAGGTCAGGCCGCTCTTTAAATAAAAGGTATAGGTGAGTCCGTCGGAGGAGATCTCCCACCGCTCGCACAGGTCCGGCACCAGCTCGCCGCTGGCATTGCGGCGCACGAGTCCGCCGTACAGGTTCTCGCAGGCGATCACATCCTCGGCCTTGGTGGCTACCTGCGGGTCAAGGTTTGCGGGGATATTGTCCACAAACCAGGTAAAGCTGGTGCTGGCGGAGCTGCCGCCGCAGCCCGCAAGCAGAAAAGCAAACGCAGCGGCAAGCACCACTGCGGTCATGCGCAAAAAACGATTCAAAAAAGAAACCCTCATTCCGTTCATCATGGTGCAGAAACCCTCAAAAACGGCTCTGCAACGACAAGTGTAGCAGAATCACAGACAAAAAACAATTGCCTTTTTGTGAATTTACCGCGCTTTTTGGTGCCGAGTGCACGGTTTTCCGTTGCCAAGCGCGGCCAAATGGACTATAATAGTACAGCGAAACTCACAAATGCCGGGCAGTTCCGGCGTGTTCAGAATACGATACTGTACGAAGGAGGATC contains:
- a CDS encoding ABC transporter substrate-binding protein → MNRFLRMTAVVLAAAFAFLLAGCGGSSASTSFTWFVDNIPANLDPQVATKAEDVIACENLYGGLVRRNASGELVPDLCERWEISSDGLTYTFYLKSGLTYTGTKGAATDYAITAEDFVYAFRRVFDPQTASPYAVEFSAIQNSAAVLDGTADPGTLGVSATGELTLVFRLSERDDTFLSKLTLPGAMPCDEAFFESTRGTYGLSSASTLSSGSFYIYNWTASGLFLRRSAASPLVNNLRLVQNTSNTDKSAAQLIADEKCSAALDDTAEATSLQSVEYSDTTWALLFNASEGSVFAVASLRQALAGIALQNLSVPSSGLFTEVTGLVPDGLTVDGIDYRDAAGDLLPTIPDAKALYMQARQGMASSDFNGVTILLPQGSGLTETVEQINGAWQKDCSLFFSVEEVPQEEFDARLASGKYTIALAPIRAEGGSVYQMLQQFAGDNNLTGLTDPLYAGTLSESIQRTGSARCQLLRDCERQLLEGCTVVPLAAQQKRLLVADGVEGLVFDPFTPVLDLTYTTKN